Proteins from a genomic interval of Thermoanaerobacterium thermosaccharolyticum DSM 571:
- the fliD gene encoding flagellar filament capping protein FliD, protein MDPISLQNSTTSNLLRISGLASGIDTDSIVKQLMTAASQPLYELEQQKQWLQWQQEDLQDINTKLLSLRDNTLFKMKLQGTYLAKTVSSNTSIATATAGVNAVNGTYILNVNQLATAATSASDSALNAYTTNSDGSITYNSLILAGTTCTINLNGKQITLGSSDKDWTINDIVSAINKANAGVNATYDTTTDRLFLITNSTGSNAKIDFSGTTDSNALNFLTNTLKLNTSTVTGTDASFSFNGVNITTSSNNVTVAGINVNLTGIGQTTLSVQTDTDTIYNSIKSFVDAYNDVITQINSKLTEERYYDYKPLTDAQKEQMKDSDITLWEQKARSGDLNGNSTLTSIYYNMRNAISGTVTASDGTKMTLSSIGITTGQWYEGGKLYIDDTKLKDAIQKNPQEVMDLFTKLTESPTDVNATPGSSQNDGIAARLYYIVNNGINSITQEAGGGQYQLYDNSFLGQQINDLNQRMSDMQDHLNTLEQQYYNQFTQLEIYMAQMNSQSQWLSQQLGG, encoded by the coding sequence ATGGATCCTATTAGCTTGCAAAATTCTACTACAAGCAATTTACTGAGAATAAGCGGTCTTGCATCAGGTATTGATACCGATTCTATAGTGAAACAGCTCATGACAGCAGCCAGCCAGCCACTTTATGAATTGGAACAGCAAAAGCAGTGGCTTCAGTGGCAGCAGGAAGATCTTCAGGACATAAATACAAAGCTTTTGTCCCTTAGGGATAACACTTTGTTTAAGATGAAACTGCAAGGGACGTATCTAGCAAAGACTGTTTCATCAAATACGTCTATAGCGACAGCGACAGCAGGTGTAAATGCTGTAAATGGGACGTATATATTAAATGTAAATCAATTAGCGACGGCAGCTACTTCTGCCAGTGATTCTGCACTTAATGCCTATACTACAAACTCTGATGGCAGTATAACTTATAACTCTTTAATTCTTGCAGGAACTACTTGTACAATAAATTTAAATGGTAAGCAAATTACGCTTGGCAGTAGTGACAAGGATTGGACAATAAATGATATTGTTTCTGCAATTAATAAAGCTAATGCAGGTGTTAATGCTACTTATGATACGACTACTGATAGGTTGTTTTTAATAACAAATTCAACAGGGTCAAATGCAAAGATCGATTTTAGCGGTACCACAGATTCAAATGCTCTTAACTTTTTAACGAACACATTGAAATTAAATACGTCTACTGTCACTGGTACTGATGCTTCATTTTCCTTCAATGGGGTGAATATAACTACATCTTCGAATAATGTTACAGTCGCAGGGATAAATGTCAATCTTACAGGGATAGGCCAAACAACGCTCTCAGTTCAGACAGATACAGATACGATATACAACAGCATAAAAAGCTTTGTTGATGCGTATAATGACGTGATTACTCAGATAAATTCAAAATTAACGGAAGAAAGGTATTATGATTATAAGCCGCTTACAGATGCGCAGAAAGAGCAGATGAAAGATAGTGATATTACATTGTGGGAGCAGAAAGCAAGAAGCGGTGACTTAAACGGCAATAGTACACTTACATCTATCTACTATAATATGAGAAATGCCATATCAGGTACTGTGACGGCTTCTGACGGCACTAAGATGACATTAAGCTCTATTGGGATAACTACTGGGCAGTGGTATGAAGGCGGTAAGCTTTATATAGATGATACGAAGCTTAAAGATGCAATACAAAAAAATCCGCAGGAAGTAATGGACTTATTCACGAAATTGACTGAATCGCCAACAGATGTAAATGCCACACCTGGTTCTAGTCAAAATGATGGTATAGCAGCAAGGCTTTACTACATAGTGAATAATGGTATAAACTCTATCACACAAGAAGCTGGTGGGGGACAATATCAACTATATGATAATAGCTTTTTAGGTCAACAGATAAATGATTTAAATCAGAGGATGTCAGATATGCAGGATCACCTAAATACGCTTGAGCAGCAGTATTATAATCAATTTACGCAGTTAGAGATATATATGGCGCAGATGAATTCGCAGAGCCAGTGGCTAAGCCAACAACTTGGCGGCTAG
- a CDS encoding flagellar protein FlaG — translation MIQSISLEGGKAKFNDSLSADNFNDVKNILKKPVDENSIKDEINDVNNKIKTSDGTYFEFSVHKPTNTIVVKIVDSQTNEVIDEIPPEKILDLVAGLWKIAGLFVDRKV, via the coding sequence ATGATTCAAAGTATATCGCTAGAAGGAGGAAAGGCAAAGTTCAATGACAGTTTATCGGCGGACAATTTTAATGATGTAAAAAATATTTTAAAAAAACCAGTTGATGAAAATTCTATTAAGGATGAAATCAATGACGTTAACAATAAGATAAAAACTAGCGATGGTACGTATTTTGAATTTTCTGTGCATAAGCCGACAAATACAATAGTAGTGAAGATTGTGGATAGTCAAACAAATGAAGTTATAGACGAAATACCGCCGGAAAAAATATTAGATTTGGTGGCAGGTTTGTGGAAAATAGCAGGTCTATTTGTCGATAGAAAAGTATAG
- a CDS encoding aspartyl-phosphate phosphatase Spo0E family protein, translating to MAKVIKEHYYKNDFVEEKIKLLKRELDKHIVDKPKALEISQELDKLIIEYMTNGRKENSK from the coding sequence ATGGCAAAGGTTATAAAGGAACACTATTATAAAAATGATTTTGTTGAGGAGAAAATAAAGTTATTAAAACGTGAGCTGGATAAGCATATCGTCGATAAGCCGAAAGCTCTTGAAATAAGTCAAGAACTGGATAAGCTTATCATAGAATATATGACGAATGGCAGAAAAGAAAACTCAAAATAA